The Nonlabens spongiae genome contains a region encoding:
- a CDS encoding DNA methyltransferase: MFENTNVENPKLDSSVNSIYPYYAGYNPKFVDSVLDTTLIQNDGIVLDPWNGSGTTTSQASKKGFNCYGIDINPVMIMLAKADLVPSSEKDSIIALTKNIINRFHKESYLNCIENEDPLLIWFQPRATGHLRLLQKIINDLLSLHSNENINEFVNNISSYSALIHTAVLVSIRNLTTVFKSSNPTWIKKPKSKFQRINPSANRIIKIFEQSIYDVTEKSHYDSSKFSNASVKLSVGSSSSTGIEDNKIDLIITSPPYCTRIDYAISTQIELAYLNFTHLMFNELRNHMIGSSTISKKSFHHNEYLGDKVEFFLDQLKKHPSKASSSYYYKTHRQYYSSVNQSLKHQQKVLRKNGGMVLVVQDSYYKEIHNDLQENIVELAESNGLTLKKRFDFPSSRTMANLHTSSKKYRNKKTVVESVLCFIK, translated from the coding sequence ATGTTTGAAAATACCAATGTCGAAAATCCTAAATTAGACTCTTCAGTCAATTCCATCTACCCGTATTACGCAGGGTATAATCCAAAGTTTGTGGATTCGGTACTTGATACTACCTTAATACAAAATGATGGTATTGTATTAGATCCGTGGAACGGTTCTGGAACCACAACTAGCCAAGCATCCAAAAAAGGCTTTAACTGTTATGGAATAGACATTAACCCAGTTATGATAATGTTAGCGAAAGCTGATTTAGTTCCGAGCAGCGAAAAAGACTCAATTATAGCATTAACTAAAAATATCATCAATCGTTTTCACAAAGAGAGTTATCTTAATTGCATTGAGAATGAAGACCCGTTATTAATATGGTTTCAGCCTAGAGCAACTGGACACCTTAGACTTTTGCAAAAAATTATAAATGATCTCTTATCGCTACATTCTAACGAGAATATTAATGAGTTCGTAAATAATATTTCTAGTTATTCAGCTTTGATACATACTGCTGTTCTTGTATCTATAAGGAATTTGACAACCGTATTTAAGTCATCAAATCCAACATGGATAAAAAAACCTAAAAGCAAGTTTCAAAGAATTAATCCATCTGCAAACAGGATTATAAAAATCTTTGAACAAAGCATTTATGACGTAACTGAAAAATCTCACTATGATAGCTCTAAATTCTCAAATGCATCAGTTAAGCTTTCTGTAGGTAGCTCAAGCTCTACTGGTATTGAGGATAATAAAATTGACTTGATTATCACCTCGCCACCGTATTGTACGAGAATAGATTATGCAATTTCAACTCAGATAGAATTAGCTTATTTGAATTTTACACATTTGATGTTCAATGAATTGAGAAACCATATGATTGGTAGTTCAACTATTTCAAAAAAATCATTCCACCATAACGAATATTTAGGTGACAAAGTTGAATTTTTTCTTGATCAACTTAAGAAACATCCTTCCAAAGCCTCCAGCTCATATTACTATAAAACCCACCGGCAATATTATAGTTCGGTAAATCAATCCTTGAAACACCAGCAAAAAGTTTTACGAAAGAATGGTGGAATGGTTTTAGTTGTACAAGATTCTTACTACAAAGAAATTCATAATGATTTGCAAGAAAACATTGTCGAGTTAGCCGAATCCAATGGCTTAACGTTAAAAAAAAGATTTGATTTCCCCAGTTCAAGAACAATGGCAAATTTACATACCTCCTCGAAAAAGTATCGTAACAAAAAAACTGTTGTAGAAAGTGTATTATGTTTTATAAAATGA